Proteins from a single region of Sporosarcina sp. P33:
- the narH gene encoding nitrate reductase subunit beta has translation MKIKAQVAMVMNLDKCIGCHTCSVTCKTTWTNREGAEYMWFNNVETKPGIGYPKRWEDQELYKGGWQLRKGKLELKSGTKLSKIALGKIFYNPDMPEMKDYYEPWTYDYEKLTSAPDQKHTPVARAKSVVTGEYMDPEWGPNWEDQLAGAHITGPTDPNIEKIEEEIKFNFEQAFMMYLPRLCEHCLNPSCVASCPSGAIYKRDEDGIVLVDQEACRGWRYCMTGCPYKKVYFNWKTNKAEKCTFCFPRVESGLPTVCSETCTGRIRYLGVLLYDADRVQEAASTPDPKDLYQAQCDLFLDPNDPEVIAQAIKDGISEDWIDAAQNSPVYKLAIEYKLAFPLHPEYRTLPMVWYVPPLSPIMNYFEGKDSIKNPDMIFPAIEEMRIPLQYLANMLTAGDVDTVKGGLQRMAMMRSYMRAVSSGKDFDETKLERVGLTAQQTKQMYRLLAIAKYEDRFVIPTSHKESQMNVYRSQGSAGYDGMGTYGEQAPASNPYSFSVMGSDGGCDGCGPASPGAPVKTGKEIYQENFYGGIWRD, from the coding sequence TTGAAAATTAAAGCACAAGTTGCAATGGTGATGAATTTAGACAAGTGTATCGGGTGTCATACGTGCAGTGTGACGTGTAAAACGACATGGACGAACCGTGAAGGTGCCGAGTACATGTGGTTCAATAACGTAGAAACAAAACCGGGAATCGGCTATCCGAAACGATGGGAAGACCAGGAGCTCTATAAAGGCGGCTGGCAGTTGCGAAAAGGCAAGCTGGAGCTGAAATCAGGCACGAAGCTGTCGAAAATCGCGCTTGGAAAAATCTTCTACAACCCGGATATGCCGGAAATGAAAGATTACTATGAGCCGTGGACATATGATTACGAGAAGCTGACGTCAGCGCCGGATCAGAAACATACGCCGGTAGCTCGCGCAAAGTCTGTTGTGACAGGCGAATATATGGATCCTGAATGGGGTCCGAACTGGGAAGATCAGCTGGCGGGCGCGCATATCACAGGACCGACTGACCCGAATATTGAGAAAATCGAAGAAGAAATCAAATTCAACTTCGAGCAGGCATTCATGATGTATTTGCCAAGACTATGTGAACACTGTCTGAATCCGAGCTGTGTGGCATCTTGTCCTTCAGGTGCCATCTACAAGCGTGACGAAGACGGAATCGTTCTGGTCGACCAGGAAGCATGCCGGGGCTGGCGTTATTGCATGACCGGCTGTCCGTATAAGAAAGTCTACTTTAACTGGAAAACAAATAAAGCAGAGAAATGTACATTCTGTTTCCCGCGTGTGGAATCGGGATTGCCGACAGTATGTTCTGAAACATGTACAGGCCGGATCCGTTATCTGGGTGTTCTGCTCTATGACGCAGACCGCGTGCAGGAAGCGGCTTCCACGCCGGACCCGAAAGATCTTTACCAGGCACAATGCGATTTGTTCCTAGACCCGAATGACCCGGAAGTGATCGCACAGGCGATCAAAGACGGCATTTCGGAAGACTGGATTGACGCAGCGCAGAACTCGCCGGTGTATAAATTGGCGATAGAGTACAAGCTTGCATTCCCGCTGCACCCGGAATACCGTACACTGCCGATGGTATGGTACGTGCCGCCGCTCAGTCCGATCATGAACTACTTTGAAGGTAAAGACTCCATCAAAAATCCGGACATGATTTTCCCGGCTATCGAAGAAATGCGCATTCCGCTTCAGTACTTGGCGAATATGCTGACGGCTGGAGATGTGGATACAGTGAAAGGAGGCCTGCAGCGTATGGCGATGATGCGTTCATACATGCGTGCAGTTTCTTCCGGCAAGGATTTCGATGAAACAAAACTGGAGCGCGTTGGACTGACTGCGCAACAGACAAAACAGATGTACCGCCTGCTTGCGATTGCGAAATACGAGGACCGATTCGTCATTCCGACATCGCATAAAGAAAGTCAGATGAACGTCTACCGTTCCCAAGGTTCCGCGGGGTATGACGGCATGGGCACGTATGGCGAACAAGCGCCGGCTTCCAATCCGTATTCATTCTCTGTGATGGGCTCAGATGGAGGCTGTGACGGCTGCGGCCCAGCGTCGCCAGGAGCGCCGGTGAAAACAGGGAAGGAAATCTACCAGGAGAACTTCTATGGGGGGATCTGGCGTGATTAA
- the narJ gene encoding nitrate reductase molybdenum cofactor assembly chaperone, whose translation MINLDLLYEKKQIFGFFSQQLNYPEKLTFHPDMWNEFVPDNAAAYDELQLYWETMQTYSLDEIQEMYTYTFDFQKDATLFMTYVKFEDSKERGQTLAQLKVLYEMFGLEMPDEELSDLLPLMCEFIYAAEWKGDPRAQHSFSMLLAVIEDGTYFLMKALEKYESPWVHLIRALRETCKSCIQREVSAND comes from the coding sequence GTGATTAATCTTGATTTGCTATATGAAAAGAAACAGATCTTCGGCTTTTTCTCCCAACAGCTGAACTATCCGGAGAAGCTGACGTTCCATCCAGATATGTGGAATGAATTCGTGCCAGATAATGCTGCAGCTTATGATGAGCTGCAGCTGTACTGGGAAACGATGCAGACGTACAGTTTAGATGAAATACAGGAGATGTACACGTACACCTTTGATTTCCAAAAAGATGCCACGCTGTTTATGACATACGTAAAATTCGAGGACTCGAAAGAACGCGGTCAGACGCTGGCACAGTTGAAAGTGCTGTACGAAATGTTCGGGCTTGAAATGCCGGACGAAGAACTATCCGACTTGCTTCCATTAATGTGTGAATTTATTTATGCAGCGGAATGGAAGGGAGATCCGAGAGCACAGCATAGCTTTTCTATGCTGCTCGCGGTAATCGAGGACGGTACATACTTTTTAATGAAAGCTTTGGAGAAGTATGAAAGTCCGTGGGTTCATTTAATCCGTGCACTGCGTGAAACATGTAAATCATGTATTCAACGGGAGGTTTCCGCTAATGACTAG
- the narI gene encoding respiratory nitrate reductase subunit gamma, which produces MTSQFLWVIFPYVCIAIFIVGHIFRYRNDQFGWTAKSSEFIEKKQLMIGSLLFHIGIFPVILGHVAGLGIPKEWTRAMGISDHMYHIGAVWGGGFFGVVTLAGMIILTSRRFTKANVRKLSSRSDLIVNSFLLFIVFIGVYSSLITNTMTPGFDYRDTISVWFRSLLIFRPEAAYMASVPIAFKLHVLAGFLIFAMWPFTRLVHVWSVPLNYVGRSYILYRKHQPTKQTPR; this is translated from the coding sequence ATGACTAGTCAATTTTTGTGGGTCATTTTTCCTTATGTCTGTATCGCAATATTCATTGTAGGGCATATTTTCCGTTACCGTAACGATCAGTTCGGCTGGACGGCAAAATCGAGTGAATTCATTGAAAAGAAGCAATTGATGATCGGCAGTCTGCTGTTCCATATCGGAATCTTTCCCGTCATTTTAGGTCATGTGGCAGGGCTGGGAATTCCGAAAGAATGGACGCGGGCAATGGGGATCAGCGACCATATGTACCATATTGGTGCGGTGTGGGGCGGCGGTTTTTTCGGCGTCGTGACACTGGCGGGGATGATTATTCTGACATCCCGCCGTTTTACGAAAGCAAATGTACGGAAATTGTCTTCCCGTTCTGATTTAATCGTCAATTCGTTTTTGCTGTTTATCGTCTTCATTGGTGTCTACAGCTCGCTGATCACGAACACGATGACACCTGGCTTTGATTACCGTGACACGATTTCAGTATGGTTCCGCTCCCTATTAATTTTCAGGCCGGAAGCAGCGTATATGGCATCTGTTCCCATTGCGTTCAAACTTCATGTGTTAGCAGGGTTTCTGATTTTTGCAATGTGGCCATTTACGCGTTTGGTTCACGTTTGGAGTGTGCCGTTGAATTATGTAGGCAGAAGTTATATTCTATATAGAAAACATCAGCCGACCAAGCAGACACCCCGATAA
- a CDS encoding GAF domain-containing protein: MTGQQSFNFQLAIDELKDTLHADFIGLALVDLKKHHYELKWRYVAGNISLRYRRIVLQSGKGVAGIVFKTGKPMVNENVENCVNAGDLYNYPIIVFEKLKSFGAIPLFQDDHVQGVIMIGYREVDRLTPAIFEQFKQTVGPQFGSFHLKERLKDDVIEQ; encoded by the coding sequence ATGACTGGACAACAGAGTTTTAATTTTCAACTGGCGATCGATGAACTGAAAGACACGTTACACGCGGATTTCATTGGATTAGCGCTTGTGGATTTGAAAAAACACCACTATGAATTGAAATGGCGGTACGTGGCGGGGAATATCAGTTTGCGCTACCGCCGGATTGTACTTCAGTCAGGCAAAGGGGTGGCGGGAATCGTCTTCAAGACGGGCAAGCCGATGGTAAACGAAAACGTAGAGAACTGTGTGAATGCAGGAGATCTGTATAATTACCCAATCATCGTATTCGAGAAGCTCAAAAGTTTTGGTGCGATTCCCCTGTTTCAAGATGATCATGTGCAAGGCGTGATCATGATCGGTTACCGTGAAGTGGACCGGTTGACGCCCGCCATATTTGAGCAGTTTAAGCAAACCGTCGGACCTCAATTCGGATCGTTTCACTTGAAGGAGCGATTAAAAGATGACGTTATTGAACAATGA
- a CDS encoding sensor histidine kinase: MTLLNNDQLTNLLHTLYDRTTEPMFFFGAAGEIISMNTAAQQIIEPALYEKMLQGEKDAICLTCRGYTSEEEQMTCVACFMEKPEKTLSSFQLYLETKDFGIQPYSATYQFLDEEQKISVLMLRNLTKQTQTSEMLHQKLRMQQVILAQENERKRISRELHDSVAQEMLSSLVDLRVLKYMGMNEKALEKLRQTEGSLMRLLDEIRHLSVELRPAVLDDFGLEAAFRTHIKGLEKNYGLYVHFDSELGDQRYDGAIETVAYRIGQEAILNAMKYAHVEDVFLTLKETDGHLQIQISDEGTGFDVNDFTPQGTGLGLYGMKERVELVGGSLTIVSSQQGGTTVQADIPLKKERATSENHNS; encoded by the coding sequence ATGACGTTATTGAACAATGACCAGCTGACGAATCTTTTGCATACATTATACGACCGCACGACGGAGCCTATGTTCTTTTTTGGTGCGGCGGGTGAAATTATTTCAATGAACACAGCAGCACAACAAATTATTGAGCCAGCACTCTATGAAAAGATGCTGCAAGGTGAGAAGGACGCTATTTGTCTGACGTGCCGCGGCTATACGAGTGAAGAAGAGCAAATGACATGTGTGGCGTGTTTCATGGAAAAACCGGAAAAAACGTTATCTTCATTTCAATTGTATCTGGAAACGAAAGATTTTGGCATACAGCCATACAGTGCGACGTACCAGTTTCTTGATGAAGAGCAAAAGATATCCGTGCTGATGCTGCGCAATCTGACGAAGCAAACACAGACATCGGAAATGCTTCACCAAAAACTGAGGATGCAGCAAGTGATTTTGGCGCAAGAAAATGAGCGCAAACGAATATCAAGAGAATTGCATGACAGTGTAGCGCAGGAAATGCTCAGTTCACTTGTAGATTTACGGGTCCTGAAGTATATGGGAATGAACGAAAAAGCGCTGGAGAAATTACGTCAGACAGAAGGTTCCCTGATGCGCCTGCTCGATGAAATCCGCCACCTGTCCGTTGAATTACGGCCGGCAGTGCTGGACGATTTCGGTTTGGAAGCGGCGTTCCGGACGCATATCAAAGGACTTGAGAAAAATTACGGCCTCTACGTTCATTTTGACTCGGAACTGGGAGATCAGCGCTATGACGGTGCAATAGAAACGGTTGCGTACCGTATTGGGCAGGAAGCGATTTTAAACGCCATGAAGTATGCCCATGTAGAAGATGTGTTTTTGACATTGAAAGAGACGGACGGCCATCTGCAAATTCAAATTTCCGATGAAGGCACGGGTTTTGACGTCAACGACTTCACGCCCCAGGGAACGGGTCTCGGTCTTTATGGCATGAAAGAGCGTGTGGAACTGGTGGGGGGAAGTTTGACAATCGTCTCCAGTCAGCAGGGAGGCACGACTGTCCAGGCTGATATTCCACTAAAAAAGGAGAGAGCAACGAGTGAAAATCATAATAGCTGA
- a CDS encoding response regulator transcription factor, whose product MKIIIADDHAVVRTGFMHILNFQDDMEVVATAADGLEAYELVAKHRPDIILLDLSMPPGQSGLIATGKIHEDFPETKIVILTMYDDEEYMFHVLRNGASGYILKNAPDEELLNALREVYDGGTYVHPSMATSLVREFVKKGPKQTDEDDPFKILSKREIEILPLVAKGYGNKEIAEMLYISVKTVEAHKAKMMDKLQLKSRPELVEYALRKKFLNF is encoded by the coding sequence GTGAAAATCATAATAGCTGATGATCATGCAGTCGTCCGCACGGGATTCATGCACATTTTGAATTTCCAGGATGATATGGAAGTCGTAGCAACGGCGGCAGACGGATTGGAAGCATATGAGCTGGTTGCCAAACACAGACCGGATATCATTTTACTGGATTTGAGCATGCCTCCCGGACAAAGCGGACTGATTGCGACCGGCAAAATTCATGAAGACTTTCCGGAAACGAAGATTGTTATTTTGACGATGTACGATGATGAAGAGTATATGTTCCATGTATTGAGAAACGGGGCATCCGGTTATATTTTGAAAAACGCGCCCGACGAGGAACTGCTGAATGCGCTTCGGGAAGTGTACGACGGCGGGACGTATGTCCATCCGTCGATGGCAACTTCGCTCGTGCGGGAGTTTGTGAAAAAAGGGCCGAAACAGACTGATGAAGATGATCCGTTCAAGATTTTATCCAAACGGGAAATCGAGATACTGCCATTGGTCGCGAAAGGTTACGGCAACAAGGAAATTGCGGAAATGCTTTACATTTCGGTCAAGACTGTAGAAGCGCATAAAGCGAAGATGATGGATAAGCTGCAGTTAAAGAGCCGTCCGGAACTGGTCGAGTATGCGCTGCGCAAGAAGTTTTTGAATTTCTGA
- a CDS encoding hemerythrin domain-containing protein, producing the protein MVNPGFTYSLPALRVLENEHRFLTHEMSQWHAIVLDFENGRYNREEGLKALQQLRKLIVEFIEPLKNHTEKEEEFLFPMLAKYVGNDQGPVQAVQEEHDEIDAYIGHFLHHTRGDLSAFTLEMMQDVVKDAGEAFEVIMIHFVKEENVIFPMVMSVLRAKEQDELFDQLYTSIVPES; encoded by the coding sequence ATGGTCAATCCGGGTTTTACGTATAGCCTGCCTGCGTTGCGCGTGCTGGAAAATGAACATCGTTTCCTGACGCATGAAATGAGTCAGTGGCATGCGATTGTACTGGACTTTGAGAACGGACGGTATAACCGTGAAGAAGGACTTAAAGCGCTCCAGCAATTGCGCAAGCTGATTGTTGAATTCATCGAGCCGTTGAAAAATCATACGGAAAAGGAAGAAGAATTCCTGTTTCCGATGCTGGCGAAGTATGTGGGCAATGATCAAGGACCAGTTCAGGCGGTGCAGGAAGAACACGACGAAATCGATGCATATATCGGACACTTTCTTCATCACACAAGAGGAGATTTATCGGCATTTACGCTCGAGATGATGCAAGACGTGGTGAAAGACGCAGGAGAAGCGTTTGAAGTGATCATGATTCACTTTGTGAAAGAAGAAAACGTTATTTTCCCGATGGTCATGTCAGTTTTGCGGGCGAAAGAGCAGGATGAATTATTCGATCAACTGTATACATCGATAGTACCAGAATCATAA
- a CDS encoding nitrate/nitrite transporter, translating to MTQKIQLPLQTANLVVGFMVWVLISSLLPFISEDISIPPERVAIITAIPVVLGSILRIPLGYYANVYGARVMFFISFIVLLFPVYYISETSTVTGLLIGGTLLGVGGAIFSVGVTSLPKYYPKEKHGLVNGIYGMGNIGTAITTFSAPVLAMKFGWSMTVKMYLVLLLVFIALNFFFGDRKEVKVKAPIVDQIKGVYKNEKLWFFSLFYFITFGSFVAFTVFLPNFLVNYFGLEKVDAGLRTAGFIVVATLLRPVGGWLGDKFQPLFLLMGCFAGLTAASIVLAFSPDIAIYTVGSIMIAAAAGIGNGVIFKLVPLYFSKQAGTVNGIVSMMGGLGGFFPPLLLATIFSMTGSYSIGFMAFSQVSLVSLVLTVWLYYMDRASLSKEVFDSTGQGILVTDRNGKIVSVNPAFTKLTGYSEEEVLGKSPNILSSGRHDRAYYDTMWSAIEEQGMWQGEIWNKKKSGEEYLEFLSISAVTDGTGDVVRYVGSFSDISPESNEGNRS from the coding sequence ATGACACAAAAGATCCAGTTGCCGCTGCAAACGGCAAATCTAGTTGTCGGTTTCATGGTATGGGTGCTTATCTCTTCTTTACTGCCTTTTATCAGTGAAGATATTAGCATACCGCCTGAACGCGTGGCCATCATTACAGCAATCCCTGTAGTACTCGGTTCGATTCTGCGGATTCCGCTTGGCTATTATGCCAATGTGTATGGCGCGCGTGTAATGTTTTTTATCAGTTTCATCGTACTGCTGTTTCCTGTTTACTACATAAGTGAAACATCGACAGTGACAGGTTTATTGATCGGCGGTACGTTACTTGGGGTGGGCGGTGCGATTTTCTCTGTCGGTGTTACGTCATTGCCGAAATATTACCCTAAAGAAAAGCACGGACTCGTCAACGGTATTTACGGAATGGGGAACATCGGGACGGCTATCACGACATTTTCTGCACCGGTGCTGGCAATGAAATTCGGCTGGTCGATGACTGTTAAAATGTATTTAGTGTTACTGCTTGTGTTCATTGCGCTAAACTTCTTCTTCGGTGACCGCAAGGAAGTAAAAGTGAAGGCGCCGATAGTGGATCAGATTAAAGGTGTCTATAAGAATGAGAAACTTTGGTTTTTCTCATTGTTCTATTTCATCACATTTGGTTCATTCGTGGCATTCACCGTTTTCCTGCCGAATTTCCTCGTCAACTATTTTGGCCTGGAGAAGGTCGACGCGGGGCTCCGGACAGCGGGCTTTATCGTCGTCGCGACGCTATTGCGGCCGGTAGGCGGCTGGCTCGGTGACAAATTCCAGCCGTTATTTTTATTAATGGGCTGTTTCGCTGGCTTGACTGCCGCGTCGATTGTCCTGGCATTTTCGCCGGACATCGCGATTTATACAGTCGGCAGTATCATGATCGCTGCAGCTGCAGGTATTGGAAACGGGGTTATCTTTAAATTAGTGCCGCTTTATTTCAGTAAACAAGCGGGTACGGTGAACGGGATTGTTTCGATGATGGGTGGTCTGGGCGGATTTTTCCCTCCTTTATTGCTCGCAACGATTTTCTCGATGACCGGATCCTATTCGATTGGTTTTATGGCGTTTTCACAAGTATCGCTCGTCAGCCTGGTACTGACGGTCTGGCTCTATTATATGGATCGTGCGAGCCTGTCGAAAGAAGTTTTTGACTCTACCGGACAGGGTATTCTTGTAACTGACCGAAACGGGAAGATCGTTTCAGTCAATCCGGCATTCACAAAGCTGACAGGATACAGCGAAGAAGAAGTGCTTGGCAAAAGTCCGAATATCCTCAGCTCCGGCAGGCATGATCGTGCGTACTATGATACGATGTGGAGCGCGATTGAAGAGCAGGGCATGTGGCAAGGTGAGATTTGGAATAAGAAGAAAAGCGGCGAAGAGTATTTGGAGTTCCTTTCCATCAGTGCCGTAACAGACGGGACGGGCGACGTCGTTCGCTACGTTGGTTCATTCAGCGATATCAGTCCCGAATCAAACGAAGGCAATCGGTCGTAA
- a CDS encoding ThiF family adenylyltransferase, giving the protein MENRYSRQTLFQPIGTPGQRQLADSHAVIIGCGALGSAISETLVRAGIGKVTLADRDYVEASNLQRQQLFIETDAINSVPKVVAAERRLREIREDVEIVTVLDHVDGPLLEDIALGADILLDATDNFETRLLINDVAWKLNIPWVYGAVVSSSGSVFPFIPGRTPCFRCLLPVMPAVNETCDTVGVIAPAVQISAAHQSAEAMKWLTGNEPAMRTKLLHFDVWNNTSVEAGISRLKNPQCETCGEHPVYPALHQSSGTQYAVLCGRDTVQIIPDAGRELTVAHGVKVAEQLGSKYRQTPFFVEFHAENYRCILFGNGRLLIHGLKDMREGRKIYHSLFG; this is encoded by the coding sequence GTGGAAAATCGATACTCAAGGCAGACATTATTTCAGCCGATCGGCACGCCGGGGCAGCGGCAGTTAGCAGATTCGCATGCGGTCATCATCGGCTGCGGCGCGCTCGGTTCGGCAATCTCTGAAACACTTGTGCGTGCAGGGATCGGCAAAGTGACACTCGCTGACCGCGATTATGTAGAAGCATCCAATCTGCAGCGTCAGCAATTATTTATTGAGACAGACGCGATAAACAGCGTGCCAAAAGTGGTGGCGGCAGAGCGCCGGCTGCGTGAAATCCGGGAAGACGTGGAAATCGTCACGGTCCTCGATCACGTGGATGGTCCGCTGCTCGAAGACATCGCATTGGGCGCAGACATTTTGCTTGATGCAACAGATAACTTCGAAACACGTTTGCTGATCAATGATGTTGCTTGGAAACTGAATATTCCCTGGGTCTACGGCGCTGTCGTCAGCAGTTCGGGCAGCGTCTTTCCTTTCATTCCTGGCAGGACGCCTTGTTTCCGCTGTTTATTGCCGGTCATGCCGGCGGTCAATGAAACTTGTGATACAGTTGGGGTGATTGCGCCCGCTGTACAGATTTCGGCTGCACATCAAAGTGCGGAAGCAATGAAATGGCTGACAGGGAACGAGCCGGCCATGCGCACTAAACTTCTGCATTTTGATGTGTGGAATAATACATCCGTCGAAGCAGGAATCAGCCGTTTGAAAAATCCGCAATGTGAGACATGCGGCGAGCATCCGGTATATCCTGCCTTGCATCAGTCATCGGGCACGCAGTATGCAGTGTTGTGCGGACGTGATACCGTGCAAATCATTCCGGACGCCGGACGTGAATTGACTGTGGCGCACGGTGTGAAAGTCGCGGAACAATTGGGATCGAAATACCGGCAGACACCGTTTTTCGTGGAGTTTCATGCAGAAAACTACCGCTGTATTTTATTCGGTAACGGCCGGCTGCTGATCCACGGATTGAAAGATATGCGTGAAGGACGGAAAATCTATCATTCATTATTCGGTTAG
- a CDS encoding molybdenum cofactor biosynthesis protein B translates to MEEAHLPQKARRKSIAVAVLTISDTRTKADDKSGKIIREKLLDAGHEVKDYEICADEGGHIEEQLSKWLSDSSVDAMIFTGGTGIGARDITVETVTPHFTKPLDGFGELFRFLSYTEDVGSKALLSRAAAGAIGLQAVFLLPGSSKAVTLAMDKLIVPELPHIVHELRKHLEP, encoded by the coding sequence ATGGAAGAAGCTCATTTGCCGCAAAAAGCGCGCAGGAAGTCTATAGCGGTTGCGGTGCTGACAATCAGTGATACGCGGACGAAGGCAGACGATAAGAGCGGCAAAATTATCCGGGAGAAGCTGCTTGATGCAGGACATGAAGTAAAGGACTATGAGATCTGTGCGGATGAGGGCGGGCATATCGAAGAGCAGCTTTCGAAATGGCTGTCAGATTCATCGGTTGATGCAATGATCTTCACAGGCGGAACAGGAATCGGTGCGCGCGATATTACCGTTGAAACGGTGACGCCACATTTCACGAAGCCGCTTGACGGTTTTGGCGAGTTGTTCCGGTTTTTAAGCTATACCGAAGATGTAGGGTCAAAAGCATTACTCAGCCGTGCCGCTGCAGGCGCAATCGGCTTGCAGGCAGTGTTTTTGCTGCCGGGATCGTCAAAAGCCGTGACGCTTGCGATGGACAAACTGATCGTGCCCGAACTGCCGCATATTGTGCATGAGCTGCGGAAGCATCTGGAGCCGTGA
- the moaC gene encoding cyclic pyranopterin monophosphate synthase MoaC — protein sequence MSKFTHFNEQGRAKMVDVSEKETTLRTAIATSSIIVNQSIHEQITQGTNKKGDVFAVAQVAAIMAAKNTSTIIPMCHPLPLTGVDVRFDWKIDEESSHYEVHIQAEVKTKGVTGVEMEALTAASAAALTIYDMCKAAGKDMVIGPTMLQHKSGGKNGDYQRTD from the coding sequence ATGTCCAAATTTACACACTTTAACGAACAGGGCCGCGCCAAAATGGTTGACGTGTCCGAAAAAGAAACAACTCTCCGCACCGCAATTGCGACGTCGTCGATTATCGTCAATCAATCGATTCACGAACAAATCACCCAAGGCACGAATAAAAAAGGAGACGTCTTTGCAGTTGCGCAAGTCGCCGCCATTATGGCCGCAAAAAACACGTCCACTATCATTCCGATGTGCCATCCATTGCCGCTCACAGGCGTCGACGTTCGATTTGACTGGAAAATTGACGAGGAATCTTCGCATTACGAAGTGCACATCCAAGCCGAAGTCAAAACAAAAGGTGTCACCGGTGTCGAAATGGAAGCACTGACCGCCGCCTCTGCAGCCGCACTGACAATCTATGATATGTGCAAAGCAGCCGGCAAAGATATGGTCATCGGACCGACCATGCTGCAGCATAAGTCAGGCGGTAAAAACGGAGATTATCAGCGCACGGACTGA
- the glp gene encoding gephyrin-like molybdotransferase Glp — MVEIRKPIQVAEAVERVMKNVHRLETEILPLEDTYGRVLAEPIVAKHDVPPFDRSPYDGFAIQAADSAGASGDERKAFRVIGEIGAGHVADRPIEKGESFRIMTGALIPEQADAVVMLEQTIENDDGFTLRKPFEAGENISRRGEDAKQGETLIEAGTVIHPGTIALLATFGYAEVRVAKRPVAGVLSTGTELLDVSDELEPGKIRNSNGPMIRAQLTRMGIGYRSYGMMEDDLDACTDMVKKALQETDLLITTGGVSVGDYDYLPVIYERLGAEVVFNKVAMRPGSVTTVAVLGDKLLFGLSGNPSACFTGFELFARPAILAMMGCTAPYMPKIQAVLGEDFKKANPFTRFVRASWALTEQGIVATPAGFNKSSAVSSIARGNCIIVLPGGTRGFEKGMPVDVLLLGAEQGVGRWEL, encoded by the coding sequence GTGGTAGAAATTCGTAAACCGATTCAAGTGGCAGAAGCCGTAGAACGTGTTATGAAAAATGTACATAGGCTGGAGACAGAAATCCTGCCGTTAGAAGATACCTATGGGCGGGTGCTGGCGGAGCCGATCGTGGCGAAGCATGATGTGCCGCCTTTTGACCGCTCGCCGTATGATGGTTTTGCGATCCAAGCAGCGGATTCTGCGGGTGCCTCGGGTGACGAACGGAAGGCATTCCGGGTGATTGGAGAAATCGGGGCCGGGCATGTGGCGGATCGTCCCATTGAAAAGGGAGAGTCATTCCGGATTATGACGGGCGCACTGATTCCTGAACAGGCAGATGCGGTCGTTATGCTTGAACAAACCATAGAAAACGATGATGGATTTACATTGCGCAAACCGTTTGAAGCAGGCGAGAATATATCGCGCCGGGGTGAAGATGCGAAACAAGGTGAAACGCTGATTGAAGCAGGAACAGTTATTCATCCGGGGACGATTGCTTTGCTTGCGACGTTCGGTTATGCAGAAGTGCGTGTTGCTAAACGCCCTGTTGCCGGTGTGCTGTCAACAGGCACGGAATTGCTGGATGTCTCAGATGAACTGGAGCCGGGCAAAATCCGGAACTCTAATGGGCCGATGATTCGTGCACAGCTGACGCGGATGGGCATCGGGTATCGATCATACGGCATGATGGAAGATGATTTGGACGCATGCACTGACATGGTAAAGAAAGCGCTTCAGGAGACCGATCTGCTCATTACAACAGGCGGTGTGTCGGTCGGTGATTACGACTATCTGCCGGTGATCTATGAACGTCTCGGTGCGGAAGTGGTATTCAATAAAGTGGCGATGCGTCCGGGCAGTGTGACGACGGTTGCGGTTCTTGGGGACAAATTATTATTTGGTCTGTCGGGTAATCCGTCTGCGTGCTTTACAGGGTTCGAGTTGTTCGCGCGTCCTGCCATTCTTGCGATGATGGGCTGCACCGCTCCTTATATGCCGAAGATTCAGGCCGTGCTTGGCGAAGATTTCAAGAAAGCAAATCCATTTACACGATTCGTTCGAGCAAGCTGGGCGCTGACAGAGCAAGGAATCGTTGCGACGCCTGCCGGTTTTAATAAATCGAGTGCGGTATCTTCGATTGCGCGTGGTAACTGCATCATCGTTCTGCCGGGCGGCACACGCGGCTTTGAAAAGGGAATGCCGGTCGATGTTTTATTGCTTGGGGCTGAACAAGGTGTTGGGCGATGGGAACTGTGA